Proteins encoded together in one Altererythrobacter epoxidivorans window:
- a CDS encoding SDR family NAD(P)-dependent oxidoreductase, translating into MDDVGQQAPWPQRAVVFGASGAIGGALCRQLVEGGATVMAGSRSGTAIGGATGFRFDLMDEGSIASIAAELKEVPPDCVIVATGSLTLPEGTGPEKSLKQLSPDAMAQAFALNTIGPAMIAKHFLPIMPRDRRSVFAALSARVGSISDNRLGGWHSYRASKTALNMLIRNFAIEMRRTHEHAIIVGMHPGTVNSNLSKPFQANLPAGQLTDPDDAACNLLAVIGKLEPHNSGNVFDWQGREIPA; encoded by the coding sequence ATGGACGATGTAGGACAGCAGGCACCGTGGCCGCAGCGTGCGGTGGTTTTCGGCGCATCCGGCGCAATAGGCGGCGCGCTCTGCAGGCAATTGGTGGAAGGCGGTGCGACGGTCATGGCCGGATCGCGTTCGGGCACCGCTATCGGAGGCGCGACAGGATTCCGGTTCGACCTCATGGATGAAGGTTCCATTGCGTCGATTGCGGCAGAATTGAAAGAGGTGCCGCCCGATTGTGTGATCGTGGCGACCGGATCGCTGACGTTGCCCGAAGGAACCGGACCGGAAAAGTCGCTCAAGCAATTATCGCCCGATGCCATGGCGCAGGCATTCGCGCTCAACACCATCGGCCCGGCTATGATTGCGAAGCATTTCCTGCCCATCATGCCGCGCGACAGGCGCAGTGTCTTTGCAGCACTATCGGCGCGCGTCGGATCGATTTCCGACAACAGGTTAGGCGGATGGCACAGTTACCGGGCGAGCAAGACAGCGCTCAATATGCTGATCCGGAATTTCGCCATCGAAATGCGACGCACGCATGAGCATGCGATCATTGTCGGTATGCATCCGGGGACGGTCAATTCGAACCTTTCGAAACCGTTCCAGGCGAACCTTCCTGCCGGACAACTGACCGACCCGGACGATGCGGCTTGCAACTTGCTGGCAGTCATCGGCAAGCTCGAACCGCACAATAGCGGTAACGTCTTCGATTGGCAGGGAAGGGAGATCCCCGCCTAG
- a CDS encoding lipopolysaccharide biosynthesis protein, which translates to MQDNAQATREPRSLMSRMLTNVAWLVGGKGFGAVCSLIYLAILTRSLGLKDFGHFSLIFGTAQALIAIAGFQTWRTVVRFGVQHIHDGDWDGFGRLSMMAFILDVVGALIGCAIAYVVFYHFAAELSLNPRLIDTAFWFNVAALWALVSAPTGIVRALDRFDIAVYVEAIVPAGRLIAAAVIALTGPSLARFLIAWAIIDLFEAAIYWIVARRLSPQSIRFKFLGSAFQARHENPGLIRFFGITYLSATLEAVFRHGPLLAVGYFVGTSAAGIYRLAHQLAQGLSKLSGLLSRAAYAEIARARVASAAQEFRRLAWQTTRLAGVGGALVVIFVSAVGGHILALLGGEEFRMGYTILIPLTVVSSIELASVAFEPVLHSTGRARLSLLARFFTVLTAGIALVILVQHYQEQGVAWALVIGAAVGYVVMGLMAYLTLKRDLGKVDLASGETI; encoded by the coding sequence ATGCAGGACAATGCCCAAGCCACCCGTGAACCGCGTTCGTTGATGTCGCGAATGCTCACAAACGTCGCCTGGCTGGTGGGCGGCAAGGGTTTCGGCGCGGTTTGTTCGCTGATTTACCTCGCGATCCTGACCCGTTCGCTCGGTCTCAAGGACTTCGGCCACTTCTCGCTGATCTTCGGTACCGCGCAGGCGCTTATCGCCATTGCCGGGTTCCAGACCTGGCGCACGGTAGTCCGTTTCGGTGTCCAGCACATCCATGACGGGGACTGGGACGGTTTCGGCCGCCTCAGCATGATGGCCTTCATCCTCGACGTCGTCGGTGCGCTGATCGGTTGTGCGATCGCCTATGTCGTTTTCTATCATTTTGCAGCCGAGTTGAGCCTCAATCCTCGCCTCATCGACACGGCATTCTGGTTCAACGTGGCGGCGCTGTGGGCCCTCGTTTCTGCGCCTACCGGCATCGTGCGTGCCCTCGATCGCTTCGACATCGCCGTTTATGTCGAGGCTATCGTCCCGGCAGGGCGCCTGATTGCTGCTGCCGTCATTGCCCTTACCGGACCCAGCCTTGCACGTTTCCTCATCGCATGGGCAATCATCGACCTCTTCGAAGCGGCGATATACTGGATCGTCGCCCGGCGCCTCAGTCCGCAATCGATCCGGTTCAAATTCCTCGGCAGTGCTTTCCAGGCTCGCCATGAAAATCCGGGCCTGATCCGCTTTTTCGGGATCACCTACCTCAGCGCAACATTGGAAGCCGTTTTCCGACACGGGCCTTTGCTCGCAGTCGGATACTTCGTCGGAACGAGCGCAGCCGGCATATACCGCCTCGCTCACCAGCTGGCTCAGGGCCTGTCGAAACTTTCTGGCCTGCTCAGCCGCGCAGCCTATGCCGAAATCGCCCGTGCAAGGGTGGCTTCGGCAGCGCAGGAGTTCCGCCGGCTGGCATGGCAGACGACACGCCTCGCCGGTGTGGGCGGCGCCTTGGTCGTGATTTTCGTTTCCGCAGTCGGCGGCCATATCCTCGCGCTTCTCGGCGGGGAGGAATTCCGCATGGGCTATACAATCCTGATCCCGCTGACGGTGGTTTCGAGTATCGAACTCGCCAGTGTCGCGTTCGAACCCGTCCTGCATTCGACCGGCCGCGCGCGCCTGTCGCTCCTTGCCCGCTTCTTCACCGTGTTAACGGCAGGTATCGCCCTCGTTATCCTCGTTCAGCATTACCAGGAACAAGGCGTCGCATGGGCGCTCGTGATCGGCGCAGCCGTTGGCTATGTCGTAATGGGATTGATGGCTTACCTCACTTTGAAGCGGGACCTCGGCAAGGTCGATCTTGCCAGCGGGGAAACCATCTAG
- a CDS encoding sugar phosphate nucleotidyltransferase: MIEHAILLSAGQGSRLLPLTAERPKCLIDFSGKTLIEWQIEMLARGGVKRIDVVTGFMTDMVEARLAEIRDPRVEITCHFNPFFKVADNLGSCWIVREQMKGDFLILNGDTLVSEDIVRRVQEGSDWPIAVTVDVKDSYDSDDMKVSRGENGRLARIGKTLTAEVSNSESIGFLAFRGEGAELFRETVRQTMRTADGVNHWYLKVIDMIADSGKVGTKSIEGMDWAEVDFLNDIETATALTERWVAEG; this comes from the coding sequence ATGATCGAACATGCTATTCTCCTGAGCGCGGGCCAAGGCTCGCGACTATTGCCGCTGACTGCCGAACGTCCGAAGTGCCTGATCGATTTTTCGGGCAAGACCTTGATCGAATGGCAGATCGAGATGCTCGCCCGTGGCGGTGTAAAGCGCATCGATGTCGTGACCGGCTTCATGACCGACATGGTGGAAGCGAGGCTTGCGGAGATCCGTGATCCGCGTGTGGAAATCACCTGTCATTTCAATCCGTTCTTCAAGGTTGCCGACAATCTCGGCTCCTGCTGGATCGTTCGCGAACAGATGAAGGGAGATTTCCTCATCCTCAACGGCGATACGCTGGTGTCGGAAGACATCGTGCGCCGTGTACAGGAAGGATCGGACTGGCCGATCGCGGTCACGGTCGATGTGAAGGATTCCTACGACAGCGACGACATGAAGGTCAGCCGCGGCGAGAACGGGCGTCTGGCCCGGATCGGCAAGACCCTGACGGCCGAAGTCAGCAATTCGGAATCAATCGGCTTCCTCGCATTCCGCGGTGAAGGCGCGGAACTGTTCCGGGAAACCGTGCGGCAGACAATGCGCACCGCTGACGGCGTCAATCACTGGTACCTGAAAGTCATCGACATGATCGCCGACAGCGGCAAGGTCGGCACGAAGTCGATCGAGGGGATGGACTGGGCCGAGGTCGATTTCCTCAACGATATCGAGACTGCGACGGCCTTGACCGAACGCTGGGTCGCCGAGGGCTGA
- a CDS encoding succinate dehydrogenase iron-sulfur subunit, which translates to MATFTLPKNSKITGKTREHKAEGGSRIQKFKVYRYDPDSGENPRYDTFEIDLDNCGPMVLDALLKIKNEVDPTLTFRRSCREGICGSCAMNLNGKNGLACTTAIEDLKGEIRITPLPHMDVIKDLVPDFTHFYAQYASIRPWLQTVSPTPSGKERLQSPEQREKLDGLYECILCACCSTSCPSYWWNSDKFLGPAILLQAYRWLADSRDEMTGERLDQLEDPFRLYRCHTIMNCANVCPKGLSPAKAIAETKKMMAERAI; encoded by the coding sequence ATGGCCACTTTCACCCTCCCCAAGAACTCGAAGATCACGGGCAAAACCCGTGAGCACAAGGCTGAGGGCGGCTCGCGCATCCAGAAATTCAAGGTCTATCGTTACGATCCGGACAGCGGCGAAAACCCGCGATACGACACGTTCGAAATCGACCTCGACAACTGCGGCCCGATGGTTCTCGACGCCCTGCTCAAGATCAAGAACGAGGTCGACCCGACGCTCACCTTCCGCCGCTCGTGCCGCGAGGGGATTTGCGGATCGTGCGCCATGAACCTCAACGGCAAGAACGGCCTCGCCTGCACGACCGCGATCGAGGACCTGAAGGGCGAAATCCGCATCACACCGCTGCCGCACATGGATGTGATCAAGGACCTTGTGCCCGATTTCACCCATTTCTACGCGCAATACGCATCGATCCGTCCCTGGCTGCAGACCGTCAGCCCGACGCCGAGCGGCAAGGAGCGCCTTCAGTCGCCCGAACAGCGCGAGAAGCTCGACGGGCTTTACGAGTGCATCCTGTGCGCATGCTGCTCCACTTCGTGCCCCAGCTACTGGTGGAATTCGGACAAGTTTCTCGGACCGGCAATCCTGCTTCAGGCATATCGCTGGCTGGCCGACAGCCGTGACGAGATGACCGGCGAGCGCCTCGACCAGCTGGAAGATCCGTTCCGCCTGTATCGTTGCCACACCATCATGAACTGCGCGAACGTCTGCCCCAAGGGTCTCTCGCCCGCGAAGGCGATCGCCGAAACCAAGAAGATGATGGCCGAACGGGCAATCTGA
- a CDS encoding PaaI family thioesterase, with protein MAFKDDVFEHGPDPENPGWYHWNLKDDTLFNGAVMGRLITRKEGDKCRLRMFPERKHENLQGIIHGAITLSLIDISLFTTMHVVGSGNAGPSVTLELSTQFIGGGDPKRPLDAVTEIMRETGKLVFVRGEVVQEDDTVAAYSGIIRKFPPR; from the coding sequence ATGGCTTTCAAGGACGACGTTTTCGAGCACGGGCCCGATCCCGAAAATCCGGGCTGGTATCATTGGAACCTGAAGGATGACACGCTGTTCAACGGCGCGGTCATGGGCAGGCTCATCACTCGCAAGGAAGGCGACAAGTGCCGCTTGCGGATGTTTCCTGAACGCAAGCACGAGAACCTGCAGGGAATCATCCACGGCGCGATCACCCTGTCGCTGATCGACATTTCGCTGTTCACGACGATGCATGTCGTCGGCAGCGGCAATGCCGGCCCATCTGTCACGCTCGAGCTTTCGACGCAGTTTATCGGTGGCGGTGACCCCAAGCGTCCGCTCGATGCAGTAACGGAAATCATGCGCGAGACGGGCAAACTCGTATTCGTTCGCGGCGAGGTCGTCCAGGAAGACGACACCGTCGCGGCCTATAGCGGCATCATCCGCAAGTTTCCGCCCCGATGA